AGCAGCCACAACTGTGCCTTCAACAAATGCATTGGTAGCACTACCAAAGCCAACTGAATCGATGATTGTGCCTGTATTCAAATCACCGTTACGGATCGCGAAGCCGCCGCCTGTGCCAGAAATACCGCTACCAAAGGTTGCATCAGCGGTAACTGTGCCATCATATGAGGTCGCACGGCCTAAGAGATAGAAACCACCAGCAGGAATCACAACCGAGGTTGTCCAACTGGCAATTGAAACATCAGTTGTACCAGCAGCAGCACGATAAACGACGCGATGCCCATTCAAATCAACTGGATTGGCACTGATATTATGAATTTCGATAAATTCATCATCGGCGGTACCGCCAGCGGTTTGGAATTGACTAATGACAAGGGAGGTTGATACAGCACTGGTCGGAGTGGTGTATGTTGCGGACAACGAAGTACCAATCAACGTGAACAGCATCGTTAACGCTGTTAGGAGTCGTAAACCCTTAAATTGCACAGAATCCTCCACGATTCATGTAGAAACGCCGTCCAGAACAACTGTGACGGCTAACCAACGCGGGAACCTTCAGTTCTGAAATGTCATGCTGCATAAAGAAGATAAACCGCATGTCAATGCTGCTTTAACTGATGGTTAAATCTTGTAGGGTCTGAGTGTACCATAGACATAATCAACGGGCAACTTAGGCCAAAAGTACCCCCCTCTTTCTCAGCGAATCTTCATTGCACGATGGCTCAGGCTGTGCTACCATGCCGCACTATGGAGATGCAAAACTTGCCACCAAGTGGCCCACCAACTCAACGAGCAAGGTTGCTCACCGCCCTACGTTCAAGTCGTGCGATGCAAAAAATTCGTCAATACCAGACCGTCTTGTTGGCTGGTACGTTCTTTGTTTTAGCTGCAATTTTTGGTCTCAATTCGCAATCGACGATCGAATCGCCCTCTGGTGCGGCTAGCCCAACGAGTTTGGCTCAGGCAACTTTAGCCCCAGCTGATGGCTCGATTACGCCAACCCTGGCAACCAGCACCGAAGTTGCCAATACGCGCCCAACTCCCACCGATGTGGCGGGTGTGGTCGGGCCGCCAGCGCCTGATCGGGCAACGCCAACCAATGAGGGTGCGTATCCCCCACCGGTTGGTCAAGGGCCAACTTCGACGGTTGACCCGTTTCCAACCTTGCCAGTTGGTGGCACGACGATTCCACCATTCCCAACCGGCAGCACGGGCAATCGTGGCACGACTGCGCCAACCCAGAGTTCGGGCGGCTATCCTACGCCAAGTTCAAATAGTGCAACTCCAGCGCCAACCAATATCCCAGTGGCAACCGATGAATTGCCCTTCCCAACCGAGGAGGGCGAAGATCCAAAGCCAACCGAAGATCCATTTGAAGAAACTCCCAGTGCAACCGAGGAGCCGTTTGAAACTCCAACCGCCACCCCAACCGAAGGGCCAACCGCGACCCCAACCAATACGCCAACGCCTACCCCATTGCCTTACGATCTGATTCGCGGCAATACGCGCTGGACATTGGCTCAAAGCCCAGTCAAAATTCGCCGCGATACGATTATCGCCAAAGGTGCAAGTTTGACGATCGATGATGGCGTGGAAGTATTGCTCGATGCCAATACATCGTTGGTAGTTGATGGGACACTGACTGCTAATGCGGCCCGTTTCCGCAAGAGCGGCAACAGTTTCTGGAAATCAATCGTGGTTAATAATGGCGGTCAGGCTAATTTGAATTGGGTTGATATGCGCGGTGGTGGCTCCGAAGGCGTGTTGATTTCAGCCCTTGGTGGCAATACGGTCATCCAAGATAGCGTCTTTGAAGAGAACAAAGGCCGCATCTATATCAGCGGTGGTAACTTTGATATGCAACGCAGCAGGGTGGTTGGCTTTGCTCCAATCAGTGCCGAAGTGCGTGGCGGCAAGAGCCTGCGCTTATTCAGCAATGTGATTAATAACACAGCCACCGATGGCGCAACTGGCGTGAGTTTGAGCGCAACCGCCGACGATGTTGAAATTGTCTTGGAGAAGAACAGTTTCCGTGGTAGCAGCGGCACGAACGTTCGAGCGCAATTCAATCAATCATTGAATGCTGTGTTTCAGTGCAATAGCTTTAGCGGCGGAGCCTATGGCCTGCAAATCAAATCAACTGACCCAACCTTAGATGGTTCACGGATTCTGATTAGCGGCAATAGCTTCCAAAGTCACAAAAACTATGGTCTAACTGGCGATGTTGGCTTTGATGCCCGCAACAACTGGTGGGGCGATGCCTCAGGCCCATATCATCCTGAGCAAAATGGTGCTGGCACCGGCGATGCGGTTGGGGTTAATTTAACCTTCAGTCCGTGGCTGAACGCCAAACCAAGTTGCGCCCCCTAAAAAATCGATGTTGCAACAGCCTCAGTTCTATGACTGGGGCTGTTTTTTTGTTTGGGAGCATGATTATGGAATGGCAAAAGGGTGACTATACGATCAGCACTGATTCAGCTCGGCTTGATCATGCGGCAATTGTTGACGGGCTGCATCAAACCTACTGGGCTGCCGAACGAGCGCCAGCAACAATTATTCGTTCGGTGAAACATTCGTTGTGCTTTGGGGTTTATCACGGTCAGCAGCAAGTAGGCTTGGCACGAGTAATTACCGATTACGCGATTTTTGCCTATTTAGATGATGTTTATATTTTGGCTGAACATCGTGGTCATGGCCTTGGCAAGTGGTTGGTGCAAACCGTGCTGGCTCACCCTGATTTGCAAGGCTTACGCCGTTGGCTGTTAGCAACTAGAAATGCCCATGGTTTGTATGCTCAATTTGGTTTTATCCCAATTGCCTCAGCCGAGCCATGGATGGAAATCTTCAATAATCAAGCCTGAAATGGAATCAGCTTTGCACGTTGATTGAGCAGATTTGGCGCAGGGAAGATAAAATTTGACAAGAAAGCTAAAGCTGATTATAATACCACGGCACTAAACAATTGAATAACGAAATGCAACACAAACCAAATGTTGCAAACCACCTGCCCAGGTGGCGGAATTGGCAGACGCGCTACTTTGAGGGGGTAGTGGGAGCAATCTCGTGTGGGTTCAAGTCCCACTCTGGGCACCAAAATCGTTATTCAATCAGATGGGTGATTAGCTCAGTTGGTAGAGCGTCTCGTTTACACCGAGTAGGTCGGGGGTTCGAGTCCCTCATCACCCACCAATGCCACTTTAGCTCAGTTGGTAGAGCATACGACTGAAAATTGTAGGGTCTCCGGTTCGAGCCCGGAAGGTGGCACCAAATCTAGACAACCAGTGATGAATTTCATCGCTGGTTGTTGTGTTTTTACTACAGAAACTAGCTGTAGTAGTTCTATGGGGTGATGGCATCATTCAGGAGGCAAGATCCCCGCTTGATGCCTAGCCTACCCTTCCTCACTTCAATCAATATTGCTATTCATCATCGAACCTTCGTTGCACTTGTAAGGGTAAAAGCTAAAGGCCACTATCTGGGTTTTCCCTTGGGATAGCATTTTGTGGAACCCGAGCTTGATTGGCTTTTCCCAACTGTTGCTGGATTCCACTGATCACTTCATTAAGTGAATGGGAAACATTACCGTTTTGGAACTCGCATTCCATTGCTACTCGAACATTGTCGTCAATCTTATTATCAATAACCAGCGGTTGCACATATTCAACTCGGATTATGATTTTACTCATTGAAAGGACTCCTTTATGAGTGACGATGCAGAAATGTTCATTTCCATTACTTTCAAGGATGCTAGTAAAAGCGATTACTACATTGTTAAGCGTTCAGTATTAGAACAAATAGTAAAAGACTTCAATAGTTATCTTGAAACAGGAGCATTCCTTCCTGGCTCTTATGAAGCAAGAACTCGTGGAGGTCCAAGCGTTCTGCTTTCGATAAGGTTCAGTGATGTACGGATGATTGGATAAATGGTGCTGATCCTGAGCCGAGGGATTACAAGATTGGTAGCCCACAAACTTGTCAGCTAACACAATGGGAAAATTGACGAAATGTGATCCTTGAGCGAGCAGGAGTAAGGTGTAATGCGAAAAATGCTCACATTAGGGTTCGTTGCTCTTTTGCTTGGAGCATGTGGCCAATCGAATCAACAAAAGATCTTGGGTAAATGGCAAATCGATGGTGAGACGGTATATGTCACAGATGGATCGATGATTACCCTGAATGGCCCAGAAATGTGCTACCAACTAGAGGGCGATACGATCAAGACGGCTTTTGCCAATCAAGCAACTATACCGTCATCATTGCGCCAGCAATTCAAAAGTACTCTGAAATTTGATGGCGATACGATGACGATGATCCCAGAAGCAACTGATAGTACTAATGTTTATACCCGTATCGGTGACATCTCAGATCAAGATAAATTGTTGTTGGTTGAGAAGAAACTTCGCGAACCAGGAACACCTTCTTGTTCTGATGTTATGAATAGCTTTAAATAACACGGCCACCCACCACCCATCCCAATTAGGCCGTGTATATATGGAATTTAGATTGGTAATGTGCGTTATCTCGTAAGGGGTAACTGGCTTTGCGTGGTAGTGACTGTTGGTATTTGGCGATGCTCTCCAGTACTACCACAAATAGAACTAGCCCATCTCGTAGGTTGCTAAACTGTTACGAGATGGGCTAGTTCTATTTTAGACTCTGAACCTTCTTCTGAATCTTCAAAAACCAACAAGTCTTGAACTGTTATACCCAACGCTTTGCACAACTTTGCTACTGTCTCAGTAGTAATGTTGATTGTTGGGTTGTTCTTGATGTTCGAAATTCTGGCGGAGGTAAGACCCGTCTGTTCGGACAGATCCTTCACTGAGATTTTCCGTCTCCACATAATCTCATCCAGATTATTACGAATCATGGCGACCCCCTATCGAGATGCTATGATTCTAATGTATAGAATAACATCTGTCAATAAGCTTTATTATGATACTATTCTATTGACATTATTATCATATAAGGTAATATATTGCTTATAAAGATAAGGAGCTACAACAATGACACACACTAAGGAAATCCGCTACGACTGCATCACCAAAGACTTCGCCCTCTACTTGAACGGCGAATCGATCGGCTATGCCAGCTCTTACAGCGAAGGCGAAAGCCGCTTGAACGAATTGGTCTATGACCTGTTACGCCGTGCCTCACACGCTGACATCAGCGACTTGACCCCCGAAGACGCTGATGTCGTCTTGGACGCTACGGTAGCTTTGGCTGGGGAAGTTATCACCGAGAACAGTGAAATTGAAGAATCAGCAACAGTTGTGGCTGATGTTGCAGCTGCATCAACATTCGAAATGATTGCCGGACCTGGCACTGAAAAAACTACCTACGTCAACACCCCAATTGATGCCCTCGCCCGAACCATCGCTATTTTGGGTCGCAACTGGCAACGAGCGATCCGCGCGGGCCGCTACGCCGATGCTGAGCGCATCGAGTCCCACGAGCAATCCGTTCGCTCGCAATTTCGCGCATTGGCCACCTCACCAACGCCGCCGGCTATTCCCGCCGATCGCCACGCTCTCGTTCGCCAGATTAAATACTAAACCCTTCACTGCTCGTCAAAGCAGCAAAGGGCAAAGCGATGACCGAGGTATTGATTGGACTCCTTGCCTCGGTCACGAAAGGATGATACCTGATGACTACCGAAACCGTCAATCGTCGAGACCGCCTGAGTCGGGTCAGCCACATTCTCCAGCTTGCCACGATCATTGCGGAAGAAGAAGGCCTCGACGACAACGCCGCATATGAATTGGCCGAGCAAGAATATGATGCCACGGTGGCTGCCGAGCTGGCGTGGAGTGAGCATCAAATCGTTACGCCTATCCAAATTATTCCAACCACATGGGGTATGGTGCTACGGCGTGATGGTCAGAGGATTGTTCTAAGTCTCCGCGATGTTGGCCCTGTGGTGCAAGCACTTACCGAGTGGGGGCATCGTGTATGAATGGTCGCTACTACTGTATGCAATGCCCAACGGTTTGCCACACGGCTGCCATGCTCGCTTTGCATAAATCTCAATCACATCCGCTTATGCCACTGCCAGCACTCAACCCGAATACGCGCAGACAATGCCCAGTGTGCAAACGTATGATCAAGCATCGCGATTGGGCAACCCATCAAAGCGTTATTCATCCGGCAGCGGAGCCAGCATGAATCGCAAAAAGCTGTACCGTCCTCGCAAACTGCGAAGACGACAAGCGCCTGAATCCCCAACCTATGATCCTGAAGTACTTCGTGCTATGGAATTGGGTTGGCCATGTAAATGCAGCGTTTGTAGGGAAGCATGGGCTGAAATATTTAGCCCAAGTGATAGTAGTTGGTATTGTCGAGTTTGTTCAACCTCAATTACCCAGGAGCAAATCAATGTCTGATACAACATCAACCATCAAAGTAGATCACCAAATTCACTTCACCATCGATGGATTCCCATGCACGACCTCGGTTGCGGGCGCGACGGCGGAACAACTGAAGGTGGTGATTGATCGGTTGAAATCGATCGGTGCACAACCACCAACCGCGCACTCGTCCCAACCAACGGCGGCAGTTGCATCGACGAGCGCTGTGGCCCAACGAACGTGCCCAGTTCATGGAACCGCCTTGCAATTACGCCAAGGTACACGGCGCGGCAAACCCTACAAGTTTTGGAGTTGCAACAGCACTGATGCTGATGGTGAATGGTGTGATCATACTGAGAAACCCTAAGCCAATCGCGAAACGAATAGCATGGCTATCGCGATCAACTGACCGATGATGGATGACCCGCCAGCAGTCCAAATCAGGCTGTTGGCGGATGTTTTTTTAGCGCGAAACGGTTATGATAATATGAATTATACAAACCGCTGGAGAGTCGAGCATGAATAATGATTTTACACTCGCATTAACTACCCTTGCTGCAAGTACGCCAGCTGCAATTCAACCAACCACCAACCCCTTTATCGCCTATATCGCTAGTCTGCAAAGTGCCAATAGCCAACGCACCATGGAGAAGCAGCTGCATAGTTTGGCAACAATGATGGGCTTTGCCGATGCGCATGTGGTTCCGTGGTCGCAGCTGCGGGTTGAACATACCCAAGCCTTGTGGGCCAAACTCGCCAGCAGCAAATCAGCATCCACCGCCAACCTCATGCTCTCGGCGTTACGCGGGGTGCTGAAGATGGCGTGGCGCATGGGCCTGATCACTGGTGAGGACTACACGCGAGCGGTTGATCTCAAAACAGTCAAAGGGAACGCACCCGATGCCGCAGCGGGGCGATCGCTCACCGCTGCCGAACTCCGCGCCTTATTTGCCGCGTGTGCTGCTGATTCATCGCCCGTTGGGCGGCGTGATGCGGCGATTCTGGCACTGGCCTATGCCGCTGGCGGTTTGCGTCGGGCGGAGATCGTTAATCTCGATCTGGCCGACTTCAATCCTGAAACGGCGATGCTGACGATTCGTGGCAAGGGCAATAAGGTGCGGACGGCATATGTGCGGGGTGGTGCGCGTGATGCCCTCGACGAGTGGCTGGCAGTGCGTGGCGATGAAGCTGGGCCACTCTTCTGGCGCTTACAAGCTGGTGGTGTGGCAGGCCAGATGTATGAGCGGCTTAGTGATCAGGCGATTTATATCTTGTGCCAGCGACGTGGCAAGGATGCCAATGTGCGGCATTTCAGCCCGCACGATATTCGACGAACCTTTATTAGTGATCAACTGGATGCGGGAACGGATGTCTTGACGGTTGCCCGGCTGGCAGGTCACAGCAATGCCAACACCACGAGCCGCTACGATCGGCGGGGTGAGCGAGCCAAACAAGCTGCGGCTGATGCATTGCATGTGCCATTTGTTGTTACACAATTTGATAAATAAAATAATTGATGAAAGGATTTATAATGGCTAAACAAGTAAAAATACCCATATCAAGACAAGAGTTAGAATCTCAGCTTGAAGATCACCTACATTTCCTTCAAAAATCATGTCAAGATTTTGATAATGGTGATGAACGTGAAGCTAAAAGAATATCAATAACACTTAGAATCCTATTACATAGCACCCGTACTTCTCATAGTTTATTAGATCAACTAGGTCGTAAAAATATATCATTTTATGATACATCTACCGATGATTATAAAGGTAATCTATCCATATATAAAGGATTAACAGCTGAACAACTTATTCCTGGTGGAATAGTGTATAAAGCTCGTCTACAAAAATTAAGGAGCAGTCGTTGGACTAAATTTGATGAATGGTGGACAAAAATTATTATGGATAATAGGAAAGGTCTTACTTTCTCACGAAGAGATTTTGTTCTATATGTGGCTGATCAAGATGGTGGTGCCCATGTAGATCCTGCAATTGATGAAAGATATGTAGAATTATCACGAAAAAACCCAATGCAGCTATTTATTGCTGTTAATGCTAACCAAGAACCTGTTACTCATATCGAACGGGTTACTATTCGCCAAATAGCACATGAGGTCTTAGGAACAATGATTCCTAACTACACTTTTATTCCTCCTCCAATCACACATGAAGGGCCTTGGGTTGCTGATTTAGCAGTTGTACCCGGAACAAAACCTCCGCCTACAACGCCCATTAAGAAAATTGGTAGAAATGATCCTTGCCCTTGTGGTAGTGATAAAAAATACAAATATTGTCATGGTATACAACGATAGCTTAATATAGGAGGAGTGCTATAATTGTTAACAGACTTTTCAATATAGAATCAATTATAATCACGATGGCTAATATACTGAACATATCGGATAAGGAGTACCAAATGATGAATCTGATAATGGAGAATATTCTGAAACAGCAAAATGACTTTAACGAAAAATCATCTATGATCAAGAAGAAATTCGATGATTTTTCCGCTGAATTTATACATAACCTAAAAAATGCTGTTTCCGAAGGATCGCGGATGGGTATAAAAGATATGAATTTTGTGAGTGCTAAAAGCCTATCAAATGAAATTTCTGAAGATATATTTAAATTAAATAATAGAGAATACGTAATTATTACAGATAGTAGAGCTAATTATATTTTTGTGAAAAATAAATTACCTTTAATTACATATAGAATGATTATATATAATAATGATAAAAATGCAATGCCATATATGATTATAAATTTACAAGAAAACGGAGGTAATTCCATAAAGTTATATATAGAGAGATATACATCTACAAATGATAGCGATATCATACATCAAGAAAATGACATAGACGATAAAAGTCCATCTACATCTGTTCAAGAAGTGATACGTTATATATATAATACAAAAAATATGTGGCTTAGTGTACCACTATATAAATATCATGAAAAATCATAACTTATATCTCGAAATACTTGACAAGCGCACATGGGTGCTGGTATAGTATTGCTACCGTAAGGACGGATGACCGCCTACGATGTGTGCAACACATCGGGGCGTTTTTTATTTCCCCACCGAGGAGGGGATATGCTTCCAGAGACGCTACGCACCATCTATGGCGATCCGGATGCGGATGCAACGGAATTTGGCACCAAGTACTTTGTGTGGGGAACACCGCCCGATCCGAACGCAGCATTACCCAGCACATCTCCGCAGCGACGGCTGTGCGGCGCACGCTTTACTTATCGGATTCGCCCTGGCGAAAGCAATCATGAGTTCGAATCCCGCGTTGATGCGCTAGCCCTGAAATTCTTGAGCGGCAGCGGCACATTGTATATCGAAGGCGAAATGACCTTTAGTCGCCATCGCTATACTGAAGCAGCCCTGACCCTGTATCATGCGCCCATTGTTGCCCCCATCGATGTGCCCAAAGTCCTTCGTCGTCCATCCGCTGCGGCCTAGAGCGCCATAGCAGGAACAATCGAATCATTTGGATAGTCAGTAGTTACGAGACGCGGCTATCAACCCTCACCTGAGGGTTGGTGGCCGCTTTTTTTATGCCCGTTGGAGGAACCCGCTCATGACCGAAGGAGACTTGCTCAAAGTGTATGGCCCTAGCCTCTTTCTGGTGGGGTGGTTCCTCTACCGCGAAGTCTGGCCGTTGCTCAAAGAACGCCTGCGTCCTGACCTCGTGGCCCAACGCCGCAAGGCCGAAGCCCAAGCCGAAGCCAAGGTCTTGACCGCCTTTATCGACAACACCGCCGCCATGACGGGGCTGAAGCACACGCTGGAGGTGGTGTCGGACGAAATGAGCCGCCTGCGCGAAGGGCAAGAAGTCCATACCCAGTTGTTAGCCGAGTTGTTTGGCTTTTTCCGGCAGCCGCGCCCCAGTCCCAATCCGAGCACGCGGCCACGCCCCAGCAAAAAAGGAGAGACCGTATGACCACCGCTGTTTCCGCCAGTTTGTTGAGTACCCTTGTGCAGCTGCTGCTCGCCGTGCTGGTGCCGCTGGCGCTCGCCGTCGCCGCGCGGATCGGTCGCCGCATCGCCCGGGCGCTGGAAGATAAAGCCACCGCGCTGCTCAGTCGCGAAGAACGGGACACCCTCTATAGCGCGATCAAGGTGGGCCTGCGGGTGGCCCAAAGCTATGGCATTACGCCCGATGGGGTGCGTCACCAGATCGAAGCCAAGGGTGTGGAGGCCGCAAGTCGCTATCTGAACGAGCTGGGCTTGCACTTTGATCCGAAGTTTCTTGTTGACCTGTTGCATGCCGAATATCAGAAGCATTTTGGAGCACCCACGTCATGACCTTCGTGATCGATCGGCGCTGGCGCAAACATCACCGTCCGGTTGGCACGGGCTGGGATTATCGCCCGAAAGGCATCAAGCCTAGCTCTGCCGTGATTCACACGACCAACGGCAATCGGGGTAGCAGCTTTGAAGCCGAGGCCGACTATTTGGAAGCCAGTAGCGGGGTGGGTGCGCATTATTTGGTTGGCCAACGCGGCCAGATTGCCGAGATTCTGCCGCCGATCTATCGCGCCTGGCATGCGGGAGCGGCCAAGGACGATTGGATCAATAGTCGCTCGATTGGCATCGAATGC
The DNA window shown above is from Chloroflexota bacterium and carries:
- a CDS encoding GNAT family N-acetyltransferase; this translates as MEWQKGDYTISTDSARLDHAAIVDGLHQTYWAAERAPATIIRSVKHSLCFGVYHGQQQVGLARVITDYAIFAYLDDVYILAEHRGHGLGKWLVQTVLAHPDLQGLRRWLLATRNAHGLYAQFGFIPIASAEPWMEIFNNQA
- a CDS encoding helix-turn-helix transcriptional regulator, giving the protein MIRNNLDEIMWRRKISVKDLSEQTGLTSARISNIKNNPTINITTETVAKLCKALGITVQDLLVFEDSEEGSESKIELAHLVTV
- a CDS encoding tyrosine-type recombinase/integrase, with protein sequence MNNDFTLALTTLAASTPAAIQPTTNPFIAYIASLQSANSQRTMEKQLHSLATMMGFADAHVVPWSQLRVEHTQALWAKLASSKSASTANLMLSALRGVLKMAWRMGLITGEDYTRAVDLKTVKGNAPDAAAGRSLTAAELRALFAACAADSSPVGRRDAAILALAYAAGGLRRAEIVNLDLADFNPETAMLTIRGKGNKVRTAYVRGGARDALDEWLAVRGDEAGPLFWRLQAGGVAGQMYERLSDQAIYILCQRRGKDANVRHFSPHDIRRTFISDQLDAGTDVLTVARLAGHSNANTTSRYDRRGERAKQAAADALHVPFVVTQFDK
- a CDS encoding SEC-C domain-containing protein, producing MAKQVKIPISRQELESQLEDHLHFLQKSCQDFDNGDEREAKRISITLRILLHSTRTSHSLLDQLGRKNISFYDTSTDDYKGNLSIYKGLTAEQLIPGGIVYKARLQKLRSSRWTKFDEWWTKIIMDNRKGLTFSRRDFVLYVADQDGGAHVDPAIDERYVELSRKNPMQLFIAVNANQEPVTHIERVTIRQIAHEVLGTMIPNYTFIPPPITHEGPWVADLAVVPGTKPPPTTPIKKIGRNDPCPCGSDKKYKYCHGIQR